The Leucobacter viscericola genome includes a window with the following:
- a CDS encoding helix-turn-helix transcriptional regulator → MKRGEEWRLNGDLFNPQLAGYIETYLSAKPSHLREPLEVLSLFQHVKLSEFGTRYSADIVQQLEQEKLVISEESDGSQFLEASPPVVANHLRSTISSERAREILSWFADTLEDADGESLDHAIDESSIELEGSAWPRSHAVLRRSRLLDVALAEKMRMKWRSDYESEKREWTANPSLETGLPLLRKLVVWENAPGETEELLARLSRVTGTSAAAAEAASLQLEIQSTRNGPERLDELALELADRFPQYAYAFEGQSIFLASMFSSAEEVAQISDSLMPASDGGSGVVEAFREAIAGMEDPDALESLLPIKATKRLAPFLRQSLRTRYLTVNLGMLAQGRIVEMTGSVLDQLEEALAAEDYRLIVQHSYFAALGLYLMGQFENAALVSDAVFASEPPISVQRYYYAALLLLNALISYRSGSGLVALRFIDHFTSLQIRDSAIPGATAEIGVAIQALQRRDTETAIEALGVGLGRCLANGWVLAAFYLSVVATQLGIGAPLRERVDSLGLRAQLTPRLMALLDMCLSFHDSEPRATEKLAELFLGWDDPYFAAVCLESATQRWLLRSDFENAALTEARRNRLALGPISSPVDWVDQPLGVEFVLTPREEELALHATLGTQEIARKFSLSPRTVENHLHRAMKKLNITDRRELRNRMIALRAHKSGTP, encoded by the coding sequence GTGAAGCGCGGTGAAGAATGGCGCCTCAACGGTGATCTTTTCAATCCTCAACTGGCGGGATACATTGAGACGTACCTTTCCGCAAAACCGTCGCATCTGCGCGAGCCGCTTGAGGTGTTATCGCTATTTCAACATGTGAAACTGTCGGAGTTTGGCACAAGGTACTCAGCGGATATCGTTCAGCAGCTTGAACAAGAAAAACTGGTGATCTCCGAGGAGTCCGACGGTTCTCAGTTTCTTGAGGCCTCGCCACCCGTCGTCGCAAATCACTTACGGTCTACCATTTCGTCGGAGCGGGCAAGGGAAATACTCTCTTGGTTTGCGGATACCTTGGAAGACGCCGACGGTGAATCACTCGACCACGCTATTGATGAATCGAGCATAGAACTCGAAGGATCGGCGTGGCCGAGATCACACGCGGTGCTCAGACGTTCGCGGTTACTCGATGTAGCGCTGGCGGAAAAGATGCGGATGAAGTGGCGCTCTGACTATGAGAGCGAAAAGCGTGAATGGACAGCAAACCCCTCCCTTGAGACCGGTCTGCCTCTTCTGCGTAAGCTTGTCGTTTGGGAAAATGCGCCGGGTGAAACTGAGGAACTTCTTGCTCGACTCTCGAGGGTTACGGGTACGTCTGCTGCCGCGGCGGAAGCTGCGAGCTTGCAACTTGAAATTCAATCAACCCGAAATGGGCCTGAACGATTGGACGAGTTGGCGCTAGAACTGGCGGATCGATTCCCCCAGTATGCGTATGCGTTTGAGGGGCAGAGTATCTTCCTTGCCTCCATGTTTTCCTCGGCTGAAGAAGTTGCGCAGATTAGTGATTCTCTGATGCCGGCTTCCGACGGAGGAAGCGGGGTTGTCGAGGCATTCCGTGAGGCAATCGCCGGTATGGAAGATCCAGACGCTCTCGAGAGTTTGTTGCCCATCAAAGCCACAAAACGGCTGGCTCCGTTTCTCAGGCAGTCGCTGCGTACTCGATATTTGACGGTGAACCTGGGGATGCTGGCGCAGGGTCGCATCGTCGAAATGACAGGTTCAGTTTTGGATCAGCTCGAAGAAGCACTCGCGGCCGAAGATTATCGACTCATTGTGCAGCACTCCTACTTCGCCGCGCTCGGGCTTTATCTGATGGGGCAGTTCGAAAATGCTGCCCTCGTGAGCGATGCTGTTTTTGCCAGCGAGCCGCCGATCTCTGTTCAGCGGTACTACTACGCGGCGCTGTTGCTGCTCAACGCGCTCATTTCCTATCGAAGCGGATCGGGTTTGGTGGCCCTGCGTTTTATCGATCATTTCACATCGCTGCAGATTCGTGATTCTGCCATTCCTGGCGCGACAGCTGAGATTGGGGTCGCGATCCAGGCGCTTCAAAGACGCGATACCGAAACAGCGATAGAGGCGTTGGGGGTTGGACTGGGCAGGTGCCTTGCGAACGGATGGGTGCTCGCGGCCTTCTATCTTTCGGTAGTGGCGACGCAGCTTGGTATCGGAGCTCCGCTGCGCGAGCGCGTCGACTCGTTAGGTTTGCGTGCGCAGTTAACTCCTCGCCTTATGGCGCTGCTAGACATGTGTTTGAGTTTTCACGACTCTGAGCCTCGCGCCACCGAAAAACTCGCTGAGCTGTTTTTGGGGTGGGACGATCCGTATTTTGCGGCCGTGTGTCTAGAGAGCGCAACTCAGCGCTGGTTGCTGCGAAGTGACTTCGAGAACGCGGCTCTCACGGAAGCGCGTCGTAATCGTTTGGCGCTGGGGCCAATATCCAGTCCGGTCGATTGGGTCGACCAGCCGCTGGGTGTTGAGTTTGTGTTGACCCCTCGTGAGGAGGAACTCGCACTACATGCAACGCTCGGCACTCAAGAGATAGCGCGCAAGTTTTCATTGAGCCCTCGAACGGTTGAAAACCATCTGCACAGGGCCATGAAGAAACTGAACATCACGGACCGTAGAGAGCTGAGAAACAGAATGATTGCATTGCGGGCGCACAAGAGCGGAACACCCTAG
- a CDS encoding invasin domain 3-containing protein, whose product MASETFPIVDPGAGPEGTVNSLWSLSGSDPESGKFTSDGWTRLTSNATQISTNLLKDSAFPSTTGFAAEFDYRMTGAADAGDGLTFYLVDGNQEVTSGGTGMGLGYASNDASKNSGVKGGYLGVGLDAAGWFNRSVTGSQTLCPLSGNGEAIVPGVFMRGPGNRECNLSQYPLLASYPTEDLRTSDDEGDPAQSDGPYKRVRMTVTPVQNGASVSVSLASSPSKNQSVGEFTEVLNTNVAAVTPATLKLGFSASTSAAAHRPGLYQDIRNIQISALTDLALTGGLVGNTGQGEPPALNPGDAVQLSYTATNLGPTTIGSPPDGVARVYLDLRNSILEQVSWSCTADGGATCGTPGESSPVVLTDWYGPKGSSVTVTVSGKVKTGVYSGEYPVIAVIPTNFADNTLDPASAAVQKNGAVIDSDISNNLVTTTLTVGQIPVASTSTISASPVSVTADGVSTSTITVKTREGNNNAMLTGGANVVLTPDFGSLSNVVDRGDGTYSAMWSSTTSGSATVKFSVNGVTSPSKAQIMFLPGAVDLQKSASTLTLDREIVHANGAATATATMTLKDTFGNTVTDSAAASQLHIRTDLGTMTPVISLGNGRYAAKVSSTIGGTANVSVDLGGSASTSTKSVEFIQVLAPTVKSANNTMVSGKSSKGYTVIIRNSAGKEIARGSVGNDGTYSIKLPARPAVSKGERLSVSAVDQNGFESPRVSVVAEGSDLPQKCMEPRRVPVFADTPLSHKFYTEIDWMECMNYSTGWRQAIGKSLYRPSDNLQRAAMAAFIYRLEAPKDYKAPKESPFADVHPGDSFYKEITWMYKEGLSTGYREAHGKPTFRPGGTLTREAMAAFIYRLESPAGYQAPKVSPLTDMKPGMNFYKEISWMYSEKLTTGNKTPSGREYRPKEDLSREAMSAFLYRLVTNYRA is encoded by the coding sequence ATGGCTTCAGAAACCTTCCCGATCGTGGATCCCGGCGCTGGCCCAGAGGGCACCGTGAATAGTCTTTGGAGCCTTTCAGGATCAGACCCTGAAAGCGGAAAGTTCACGAGCGACGGATGGACGCGCCTCACTTCAAACGCCACCCAGATTTCAACAAACCTGCTCAAAGACTCAGCCTTCCCTTCGACCACTGGATTTGCTGCAGAGTTCGACTATCGCATGACGGGTGCGGCCGATGCGGGCGACGGCCTCACGTTCTACCTCGTAGACGGCAACCAAGAAGTCACATCCGGGGGCACCGGGATGGGCCTGGGGTACGCTTCGAACGACGCGTCGAAAAACTCAGGAGTTAAGGGTGGATACCTGGGCGTTGGCCTGGACGCCGCTGGATGGTTCAATCGTTCGGTCACGGGCAGCCAGACCCTCTGCCCGCTTTCCGGAAACGGTGAAGCAATTGTGCCAGGCGTCTTTATGCGCGGCCCGGGTAACCGTGAGTGCAACCTCTCTCAGTATCCCCTGCTCGCCTCATACCCGACAGAAGACCTCAGAACCTCTGACGACGAAGGTGATCCGGCACAATCTGACGGCCCCTACAAGCGAGTTCGCATGACGGTCACTCCCGTTCAAAACGGAGCGAGCGTGTCAGTGTCACTAGCCAGTTCACCAAGCAAGAACCAGTCCGTTGGCGAGTTCACCGAAGTGCTGAACACAAACGTAGCCGCGGTTACTCCCGCAACACTAAAACTCGGCTTTTCCGCCAGCACTTCGGCGGCCGCGCATCGTCCAGGTCTCTACCAAGACATTAGAAACATTCAGATCTCTGCTCTCACCGACCTGGCTCTCACCGGCGGTTTAGTCGGAAATACGGGCCAGGGCGAGCCCCCTGCGCTCAACCCGGGTGACGCAGTGCAGCTCAGCTACACGGCCACAAACCTCGGTCCCACCACGATCGGCAGTCCCCCTGATGGCGTCGCCCGGGTGTACCTCGATTTGCGTAACTCAATCTTGGAGCAGGTGTCTTGGTCGTGCACGGCAGATGGCGGCGCGACATGCGGCACGCCCGGAGAGTCGAGTCCCGTCGTACTAACTGACTGGTACGGCCCCAAGGGAAGTAGCGTAACCGTCACGGTTTCCGGGAAGGTCAAGACCGGTGTCTACTCCGGTGAGTATCCGGTGATCGCGGTCATCCCAACCAACTTCGCTGACAACACCCTCGACCCCGCTTCGGCCGCGGTTCAGAAGAATGGTGCGGTCATCGACTCGGACATCTCGAACAACCTAGTCACAACAACGCTCACGGTCGGTCAAATTCCGGTCGCAAGCACTTCAACAATTTCAGCGTCACCCGTGTCGGTAACCGCTGATGGTGTGTCGACTTCGACGATCACGGTCAAGACCCGTGAAGGCAACAACAACGCAATGCTGACTGGCGGCGCAAACGTAGTGCTCACTCCCGATTTTGGCAGTCTAAGCAACGTTGTTGACCGAGGCGATGGCACCTACTCCGCAATGTGGTCCTCAACTACATCAGGATCAGCAACAGTAAAGTTTTCGGTCAACGGTGTTACTTCCCCTTCCAAGGCTCAGATCATGTTCCTTCCAGGCGCAGTAGATCTCCAGAAGTCGGCCTCTACCCTCACCCTCGATCGAGAGATTGTTCACGCGAACGGCGCCGCCACAGCGACCGCTACCATGACGCTGAAGGACACATTCGGAAACACCGTGACCGATTCAGCTGCAGCTAGCCAGCTCCACATTCGTACCGACCTCGGTACGATGACCCCCGTCATTTCTCTCGGCAACGGCCGCTACGCCGCGAAGGTCTCGTCGACCATCGGAGGCACCGCAAATGTGTCCGTGGATCTCGGAGGATCAGCCTCGACCTCCACAAAGTCGGTCGAATTTATACAGGTACTCGCCCCAACGGTGAAATCTGCCAACAACACGATGGTGAGCGGCAAGAGCTCAAAGGGGTACACCGTGATTATTAGAAACTCAGCCGGCAAAGAAATTGCGCGTGGTTCAGTAGGCAACGATGGCACGTATTCGATAAAGCTGCCCGCTCGCCCCGCAGTCTCGAAAGGGGAACGCTTGAGCGTTTCAGCCGTGGATCAAAACGGTTTTGAATCGCCCCGTGTTTCTGTCGTGGCCGAAGGGAGCGATCTGCCCCAGAAATGTATGGAACCGCGCCGCGTTCCGGTCTTTGCTGACACACCCCTGTCGCACAAGTTCTATACAGAGATCGACTGGATGGAGTGCATGAATTATTCAACTGGCTGGCGACAGGCAATCGGAAAGTCGCTCTATCGTCCGAGTGACAACCTCCAGCGCGCTGCGATGGCGGCCTTCATCTATCGCCTCGAGGCTCCCAAAGACTACAAAGCGCCGAAAGAATCACCATTCGCTGATGTGCACCCCGGCGATTCCTTCTACAAAGAAATCACTTGGATGTACAAGGAGGGCCTATCAACTGGGTACCGTGAAGCACACGGGAAACCGACCTTCCGCCCGGGTGGAACACTCACTCGAGAGGCGATGGCCGCCTTCATTTACCGCCTTGAAAGCCCCGCCGGGTACCAAGCCCCCAAGGTGTCTCCGCTAACGGACATGAAACCAGGGATGAATTTCTATAAAGAGATCTCCTGGATGTACAGCGAGAAGCTCACAACCGGAAACAAGACCCCGTCAGGTCGCGAGTATCGCCCGAAAGAAGATCTGTCTCGAGAAGCGATGTCTGCGTTCTTGTATCGCCTGGTGACAAACTACCGGGCTTAA
- a CDS encoding putative Ig domain-containing protein encodes MSPQIVGKPGQDTVYTVTQKTPRGTVTLKDVTVHFDAAPVEKELTVTVEKNTSNTTFVVKGACEPNSDLWVNLKNNTTDQLFPNGKCSPSGSYVSPQIAGKPGQDTVYTVTQKTPGGTVTLKDVTVHFDANPGGTTNGGGTVVDRPDEVGYIVKSVSSGSPREVRVGDTVKYEITFGQGRGDTDTLTNVKVSDQLPSGLELSKVEFQSWSQNPVFSQGPNRFSISGNTVTVAADRIPFENSQGNTSFRVGVIVTAKVVAAPAQGDVFKNTAVVKDYPMGIACTPAFAETRCATDASVKYLTGVNGGPDAGMNASASASASAQADSNKNAAAVGAAQGAADSTGNPDSGKSAAANHDATAAAASAGNTQASANTTGNTSAVGAAQGAAVGTHSSTANSSANTKGTTAANADASAASKGASSASADASGTAAGGANAGSQVNGAANGGMNASASASASAQADSNKNAAAVGAAQGAADSTGNPDSGKSAAANHDATAAAASAGNTQASTNTTGNTSAVGAAQGAAVGTQNSTANSSANTKGTAAANADASAASKGASSASADASGTAAGGANAGAQVNGAANGGMNASASASASAQADSNKNAAAVGAAQGAADSTGNPDSGKSAAANHDATAAAASAGNTQASANATGSTTAVGAAQGAAVGTHTSTANSSANTKGTAAANHDASAASSSASSANASSNAAGNANGANANAASRGNDVPPKISTGTLPDATIGVKYTATVKSSGNPVPSYSVSSGKLPKGLTLNAKSGVISGTPSERGTFTFTVTAKSSAGTNPKVFSIMVKPSTKSGVCVAPRKIPVFADTPLSHKFYTEIDWMECMKYSTGWRQPAGKPLYKPQDNLERQAMAAFIYRMEGPKNYQAPKVSPFADVKPGDSFYKEMAWMYEAKLSTGYKEPGGKPTFRPHTSLTREAMAAFIYRLEAPKNYTAPKVSPMADMRPGMSFYKEISWMYDVKLSTGNKTVAGKEYWPKDDLSRQAMAAFIYRLVLDYRK; translated from the coding sequence GTGTCGCCCCAGATTGTGGGGAAGCCGGGTCAGGACACGGTGTATACGGTGACGCAGAAGACGCCGCGGGGGACGGTGACGTTGAAGGATGTGACGGTGCATTTTGATGCGGCACCGGTTGAGAAGGAACTCACGGTCACGGTGGAGAAGAACACGTCGAACACGACGTTCGTGGTGAAGGGTGCGTGTGAACCAAATTCTGACCTGTGGGTGAATCTGAAGAACAACACGACTGATCAGTTGTTCCCGAATGGGAAGTGTAGTCCGTCGGGTTCGTATGTGTCGCCCCAGATTGCGGGGAAGCCGGGTCAGGACACGGTGTACACGGTGACGCAGAAGACGCCTGGGGGGACGGTGACGTTGAAGGATGTGACGGTGCATTTTGATGCGAACCCTGGCGGGACCACGAATGGTGGTGGGACGGTGGTGGACCGGCCTGACGAGGTGGGGTACATCGTGAAGAGTGTGAGTAGTGGCAGCCCGCGTGAGGTGCGGGTGGGAGACACGGTGAAGTACGAGATTACGTTCGGGCAGGGTCGTGGTGACACGGACACGCTCACGAACGTGAAGGTCTCTGACCAGCTTCCGTCTGGTCTGGAATTATCGAAGGTCGAGTTTCAGAGTTGGAGTCAGAACCCGGTGTTCAGTCAGGGACCGAACCGGTTCAGTATCAGCGGGAACACGGTGACGGTTGCAGCGGATCGGATTCCGTTTGAGAACTCGCAGGGAAACACGTCGTTCCGGGTGGGAGTGATCGTGACGGCCAAGGTCGTTGCCGCACCTGCTCAGGGGGATGTGTTTAAGAACACGGCAGTGGTGAAAGACTACCCAATGGGTATCGCGTGTACGCCGGCGTTTGCGGAGACTCGGTGCGCCACTGATGCGAGTGTGAAGTACCTTACGGGCGTGAATGGTGGCCCTGACGCAGGCATGAACGCGTCAGCATCCGCGAGCGCGTCAGCTCAGGCAGACAGTAACAAGAATGCTGCTGCGGTGGGGGCTGCGCAGGGTGCTGCTGACTCGACAGGCAACCCGGATAGTGGAAAGTCTGCTGCGGCGAACCATGATGCGACCGCTGCTGCCGCGTCTGCGGGGAACACGCAAGCGTCCGCGAACACGACCGGTAACACGTCCGCGGTAGGGGCCGCGCAGGGTGCCGCGGTCGGTACGCACTCCTCGACGGCGAATAGTTCCGCGAACACGAAGGGCACAACGGCTGCGAACGCGGATGCGTCGGCGGCGTCGAAGGGTGCGTCGTCGGCTTCGGCTGACGCGTCAGGAACCGCGGCAGGAGGAGCGAACGCAGGATCCCAGGTCAACGGCGCCGCGAACGGTGGCATGAACGCATCCGCATCAGCTTCCGCGTCAGCTCAAGCGGACAGTAACAAGAATGCTGCTGCGGTGGGGGCTGCGCAGGGTGCTGCAGACTCGACAGGCAACCCGGATAGTGGAAAGTCTGCTGCGGCAAACCATGACGCGACCGCCGCTGCCGCGTCCGCTGGGAACACGCAAGCGTCAACGAACACGACCGGTAACACGTCCGCGGTAGGTGCGGCGCAGGGTGCTGCGGTGGGTACGCAGAACTCGACGGCGAATAGTTCCGCGAACACGAAGGGAACTGCTGCTGCGAACGCGGATGCGTCGGCGGCGTCGAAGGGTGCGTCGTCGGCTTCGGCTGACGCGTCAGGGACCGCGGCGGGTGGTGCGAACGCGGGCGCTCAGGTTAACGGTGCTGCGAACGGTGGCATGAACGCGTCAGCATCAGCAAGCGCGTCTGCCCAGGCGGACAGCAATAAGAATGCTGCTGCGGTGGGGGCTGCGCAGGGTGCTGCAGACTCGACGGGTAACCCGGATAGTGGGAAGTCTGCTGCGGCGAACCATGACGCGACCGCTGCTGCCGCATCCGCCGGGAACACGCAAGCGTCCGCGAACGCGACCGGTTCTACGACCGCGGTAGGTGCGGCGCAGGGTGCTGCGGTCGGGACGCACACCTCGACGGCGAATAGTTCCGCGAACACGAAGGGAACGGCTGCTGCGAACCATGACGCGTCTGCTGCGTCGTCGTCGGCGTCGTCTGCGAATGCGTCGTCGAACGCGGCAGGGAACGCGAACGGGGCGAACGCGAACGCTGCTTCTCGTGGGAACGATGTCCCACCAAAGATCAGCACCGGAACCCTGCCTGACGCAACAATTGGTGTCAAGTACACCGCGACCGTGAAGTCCTCGGGCAACCCGGTACCCTCGTATTCGGTGTCATCAGGCAAACTTCCTAAGGGACTCACCCTGAACGCGAAGTCGGGCGTGATTTCAGGGACACCGTCTGAGCGGGGAACGTTCACGTTCACGGTGACCGCGAAGAGCTCGGCGGGTACGAACCCGAAAGTGTTCTCAATCATGGTGAAACCCTCCACTAAGTCAGGGGTCTGTGTCGCGCCACGCAAAATACCCGTGTTTGCTGACACCCCCTTGTCGCACAAGTTCTATACAGAGATCGACTGGATGGAGTGCATGAAGTACTCCACCGGTTGGCGCCAACCCGCCGGCAAGCCGCTCTACAAACCCCAGGACAACCTGGAACGTCAAGCCATGGCGGCGTTCATCTACCGGATGGAAGGTCCAAAGAACTACCAGGCGCCGAAGGTGTCACCGTTCGCGGACGTGAAGCCAGGAGACTCGTTCTACAAGGAGATGGCGTGGATGTACGAAGCGAAACTCTCTACCGGGTACAAAGAGCCTGGTG